A window of the Labeo rohita strain BAU-BD-2019 chromosome 1, IGBB_LRoh.1.0, whole genome shotgun sequence genome harbors these coding sequences:
- the hapstr1b gene encoding HUWE1-associated protein modifying stress responses: MEEKKEEGEAEIQEHGPEHWFSKWERQCLAEAEQEEPSEEETEQSQQKLWHLFQNSATAVAQLYKDRVCQQQGLSLWVPFQNAATAVTNLYKESVDAHQRSYELGIQIGHQRRNKDVLAWVKKRRRTIRREDLISFLCGKAPPPRSSRAPPRLAMVSPSRPTSSETSSSVETDLQPFREAIALHGLSGAMASISMRSGAPGSPTHLSASSAPSRRRNGLHDVDLNTFIAEEMALHLDNGTRKRSSAQCNDVITDSPTHKRNRMI, encoded by the exons AtggaggagaagaaggaggagggGGAAGCGGAGATCCAGGAACACGGACCCGAGCACTGGTTCTCCAAATGGGAGCGGCAATGCCTAGCCGAGGCCGAGCAAGAAGAACCGAGTGAAGAGGAGACCGAACAGAGCCAGCAAAAACTCTGGCATCTCTTCCAGAACTCGGCCACCGCCGTCGCACAACTGTATAAAG ATAGAGTATGTCAACAACAGGGGCTTTCCTTATGGGTTCCCTTTCAAAATGCTGCAACTGCCGTCACTAACCTATACAAAG AGAGCGTTGATGCCCATCAGCGGAGTTATGAGCTGGGTATTCAGATCGGTCATCAGAGACGAAACAAAGATGTCCTGGCATGGGTGAAGAAAAGGAGGCGGACTATTCGGCGTGAGGATCTTATCAGCTTCCTATGTGGTAAAGCCCCACCGCCACGTAGCTCCAGGGCTCCGCCAAGACTTGCAATGGTGTCGCCAAGCCGACCCACGTCCTCGGAGACAAGTTCATCTGTAGAAACAGACCTGCAGCCTTTCAGGGAGGCCATTGCTCTGCATG GTCTAAGCGGAGCCATGGCGAGTATTAGTATGCGCTCCGGAGCCCCAGGTTCACCTACACACCTGAGCGCCAGCTCCGCCCCCAGCCGCCGCAGGAACGGTCTCCACGACGTGGACCTCAACACTTTCATTGCCGAGGAGATGGCGCTCCACCTCGACAACGGAACTCGTAAACGAAGCTCCGCCCAGTGCAATGATGTCATAACAGACTCGCCCACTCACAAACGCAATAGGATGATCTGA
- the abcg2b gene encoding LOW QUALITY PROTEIN: broad substrate specificity ATP-binding cassette transporter ABCG2b (The sequence of the model RefSeq protein was modified relative to this genomic sequence to represent the inferred CDS: deleted 1 base in 1 codon), with translation MDVCDLKMLPVGENYDTQVFVKVPGPTLTYQNIHYCVRESRGLCRKRGPEREILKNVSGIMKTGLNAIMGATGSGKTSLLDVIAGRKDPRGLRSGQVLVDNNVVTSNLRLMSAYVVQDDILMGTLTVRENLLFSGNLRLPRKQYSTADKEKKVESIIQELGLEDCAHTKIGTEFIRGVSGGERKRCSIGMELITSPTLLFLDEPTTGLDSNTANSIIALLHKLSRGGRTIIFSIHQPRYSIFRLFDHLTLLHKGETVYAGPAGKAMDYFQSLGYKCEAFNNPADFFLDITNGEISSSMPTEKSLAELYKESQYCAAVKEELKSITGSPHPSSKANSKAASYATSFFYQLKVVCWRTVLNVVRNPQTSYAQIAMNILFALLIGLIYYQMPLTLPEALQNRIGAFFFLIINMVFGNLSAVELFINERAIFVHENSGGYYRTSVYFLSKVFVDLIPNRIVPILIFSSISYYMMGLNPSFTSFLCFALTMSMVSLAGVSLAFLVSASVSSFAMANVLITLPFVFMMVFGGFLVNLNSMLNWLSWLKWASIFKYGLDAVTINEMKGQVFYNGNATLTGEMYLQSQGIDYSVWGFWQNQVALLGIILVCMVFAYIQLLRINRWK, from the exons ATGGATGTATGTGATCTAAAAATGTTGCCTGTTGGGGAAAATTATGACACACAAGTGTTTGTAAAGGTGCCGGGCCCAACTCTGACATACCAGAATATTCACTACTGCGTCAGAGAAAGCCGTGGACTGTGCCGCAAGAGAGGACCTGAGcgagaaatcctgaaaaatgtcag TGGAATCATGAAAACCGGCCTAAATGCAATCATGGGAGCGACAGGAAGCGGCAAAACATC GCTGTTAGATGTGATCGCTGGTAGGAAGGATCCTCGTGGTTTGCGTTCAGGTCAAGTTCTGGTTGACAACAATGTCGTGACTTCTAACCTCCGTCTCATGTCTGCCTATGTCGTACAG GATGATATCCTGATGGGCACTCTGACTGTGCGGGAGAATCTCTTATTCTCTGGAAATCTGCGGTTGCCAAGGAAACAGTATTCCACTGCTgataaggaaaaaaaagtggAGAGCATCATTCAGGAGCTGGGATTAGAGGACTGTGCACACACCAAG ATTGGTACAGAGTTCATAAGAGGTGTATCAGGAGGAGAAAGAAAGCGCTGTAGCATTGGTATGGAGCTCATTACATCTCCTACTCTTCTGTTCCTGGATGAGCCGACCACGGGCCTCGACTCCAATACAGCTAACAGCATCATTGCTCTCTTGCACAA GTTGTCACGGGGTGGTAGAACTATAATTTTCTCCATCCACCAGCCACGTTACTCAATCTTCAGGCTTTTTGATCACCTGACACTGCTCCATAAGGGAGAAACCGTTTATGCTGGCCCTGCTGGCAAAGCCATGGACTACTTCCAGAGTCTgg GTTATAAATGTGAGGCTTTCAACAACCCTGCAGATTTC TTTCTGGACATAACAAATGGGGAGATCTCGTCTTCAATGCCAACAG AGAAGTCATTGGCTGAGCTTTACAAGGAGTCTCAGTACTGTGCTGCTGTCAAAGAAGAGTTGAAAAGTATCACCGGATCACCACATCCCTCATCTAAGGCCAATAGCAAGGCAGCATCCTATGCCACATCATTTTTCTACCAG tTAAAGGTGGTATGTTGGAGGACAGTGCTGAACGTTGTCAGGAATCCTCAGACCTCATATGCTCAGATTGCAATGAACATTCTCTTTGCTCTGCTGATTGGACTCATCTACTACCAGATGCCTTTAACTCTTCCTGAGGCCTTGCAGAACAG GATTGGAGCGTTCTTCTTTCTCATCATCAACATGGTGTTTGGCAACCTATCAGCAGTTGAACTCTTCATTAATGAAAGAGCAATCTTTGT gcaCGAGAACTCCGGTGGATATTACCGTACATCTGTGTATTTCCTGTCCAAGGTGTTCGTGGATCTGATACCTAATCGCATTGTGCCGATTCTCATCTTCTCCAGCATTTCTTATTACATGATGG gTTTGAATCCATCGTTCACATCCTTCCTGTGCTTTGCATTGACCATGTCTATGGTTAGTCTGGCAGGAGTCAGTTTGGCCTTCCTGGTCAGTGCCAGCGTGAGCTCATTCGCCATGGCCAACGTCCTCATTACCTTGCCTTTTGTCTTCATGATG GTATTTGGAGGTTTCCTGGTGAATCTCAACTCGATGCTCAACTGGCTGTCCTGGCTCAAGTGGGCCAGTATTTTCAAATATGGACTAGAT GCTGTGactataaatgaaatgaaagggCAGGTCTTCTACAATGGCAATGCCAC ACTAACAGGAGAGATGTATCTGCAGTCTCAAGGGATTGACTACAGTGTGTGGGGCTTCTGGCAGAACCAGGTGGCTCTTTTGGGCATTATACTGGTGTGTATGGTGTTTGCATACATACAGTTACTCAGGATCAACCGCTGGAAATAA
- the fscn1b gene encoding fascin, with protein sequence MSSEGLGETLVIRFGLINADNKYLTAETFGFKINASASSMKKKQVWTLEQSGDHGDSNAVFIKSHLGRYLATDKDGNVTADSEQPGPDCRFLVIAHDDGRWSLQSEPHSRYLGGTEDRIACFAQSISPAEKWNVHLAVHPQVNVYSIARKRYAHLCADRNELAVNRDVPWGVDSLLTLVYLDHRYHLQTADNRFLTCSGALTAKPGTGTGFTLEFRAGKVAFRDATGKYIAPTGPTGTMKSGKSARVGKDELFVLEQSHGQVVLTASNDRNISMRQGVDLSANQDEESDQEVFQMEMDRETKQCAFRSCNGKYWSLTPSGAIQCSASAKSPSCFFDLEWKGSKVALKASNGKYLAAKKNGQLAAAVDSAGEQEEFVLKLINRPLIVLRGEHGFIGCRKQGTGTLDSNRSSYDVFQLEYNNNAYSLRDSMGKYWTVEADGSVISSSDTPVYFHFEFSDYNKVAIKTKEGKYLKGDHAGVLKASGQGIADATMWEY encoded by the exons ATGTCTTCGGAAGGATTAGGCGAGACTTTGGTGATTCGCTTCGGGCTGATAAACGCCGATAACAAATACCTGACAGCGGAGACGTTTGGTTTTAAAATCAACGCCTCGGCGAGCTCCATGAAGAAAAAGCAGGTGTGGACCCTGGAGCAGTCCGGGGACCACGGAGACTCCAATGCCGTGTTCATCAAAAGCCACCTGGGTCGCTACCTCGCCACCGACAAGGACGGCAACGTGACCGCAGACAGCGAGCAGCCCGGCCCGGATTGTCGGTTCCTCGTGATCGCCCACGACGACGGCCGGTGGTCCCTGCAGTCCGAGCCCCACTCGCGCTACCTGGGCGGGACCGAGGACCGGATCGCCTGCTTTGCGCAAAGCATCTCGCCTGCGGAAAAATGGAACGTGCACCTGGCAGTCCATCCTCAGGTGAACGTCTACAGCATCGCGCGTAAACGGTATGCGCACCTGTGCGCCGACAGGAACGAGCTCGCCGTGAACCGCGACGTGCCGTGGGGCGTGGATTCGCTGCTCACTCTCGTCTACCTGGACCACCGGTATCATCTGCAGACCGCCGACAACCGCTTCCTTACGTGCAGCGGTGCCCTGACAGCCAAGCCGGGCACGGGCACTGGCTTCACGCTGGAATTTCGCGCGGGGAAGGTGGCTTTCCGGGACGCCACGGGCAAATACATCGCGCCCACGGGCCCCACCGGGACCATGAAGTCTGGCAAGAGCGCCCGCGTCGGCAAAGATGAGCTGTTTGTCCTCGAGCAAAGTCACGGGCAAGTGGTGCTTACCGCCAGCAACGACAGAAACATCTCCATGCGCCAGG GGGTTGATTTATCAGCCAATCAGGATGAAGAATCTGATCAGGAGGTGTTTCAAATGGAGATGGACAGGGAGACAAAGCAATGTGCCTTCCGATCGTGCAATGGGAAGTACTGGAGTCTCACCCCAAGTGGAGCAATCCAATGCTCTGCTTCTGCTAA ATCACCCAGTTGTTTCTTTGACCTTGAGTGGAAAGGGTCAAAAGTTGCGCTGAAAGCCAGTAATGGTAAATACCTGGCAGCCAAGAAGAACGGACAGCTGGCGGCCGCTGTGGACTCCGCAG GCGAGCAGGAGGAGTTTGTGTTGAAGCTCATCAACAGGCCATTGATAGTGCTGCGTGGGGAACACGGCTTTATTGGTTGTCGCAAACAAGGAACTGGAACGCTTGATTCCAACCGCTCGTCCTATGATGTCTTCCAGTTAGAGTATAACAACAATGCTTACAGCCTCAGAG ACTCAATGGGGAAGTACTGGACGGTGGAGGCAGACGGCTCTGTGATCAGCAGTAGTGATACACCTGTCTATTTCCACTTTGAGTTTAGTGATTATAATAAAGTGGCCATTAAGACAAAGGAGGGCAAGTATCTTAAGGGAGACCATGCTGGTGTGCTCAAAGCCAGCGGCCAGGGGATTGCTGATGCAACAATGTGGGAATACTAA